In one window of Nocardioides panacisoli DNA:
- a CDS encoding SDR family NAD(P)-dependent oxidoreductase: MKTLADQVVVITGAGSGIGRALALDCARRGSLLALSDVDVEGLAETVRLAEAAGAVKVHSAPLDVADRAAFEAYATQVAAEFGRVNVVINNAGVALSGDFTDLDWADMDWIMGINFWGVTHGTKFFLPHLIESGDGHLVNISSLFGLVSMPGQSMYNAAKYAVRGMSEAIRQEMLINKHPVGVTVVHPGGIKTAIARSARVSAREDAGATAEFFDKKLAKTTPEKAAEVIIAGVLKDRARVLVGADAHVVHNFGKWTGSRYQDLISLGAKRMLPPKKGA; this comes from the coding sequence ATGAAGACCCTTGCCGACCAGGTCGTGGTGATCACCGGCGCCGGCTCGGGCATCGGCCGCGCACTGGCGCTGGACTGCGCGCGACGCGGCTCGCTGCTGGCGCTGTCCGACGTCGATGTCGAGGGCCTGGCCGAGACGGTGCGCCTGGCCGAGGCCGCCGGTGCAGTGAAGGTGCACAGCGCGCCGTTGGACGTGGCCGACCGGGCGGCGTTCGAGGCCTACGCCACGCAGGTGGCGGCCGAGTTCGGCCGGGTCAACGTCGTGATCAACAACGCCGGTGTCGCCCTGTCGGGCGACTTCACCGACCTGGACTGGGCCGACATGGACTGGATCATGGGCATCAACTTCTGGGGCGTGACGCACGGCACGAAGTTCTTCCTGCCGCACCTGATCGAGTCCGGCGACGGCCACCTGGTCAACATCTCCTCCCTCTTCGGCCTGGTCTCGATGCCCGGGCAGTCGATGTACAACGCCGCCAAGTACGCCGTCCGCGGCATGAGCGAGGCGATCCGCCAGGAGATGCTCATCAACAAGCACCCCGTCGGCGTGACCGTGGTGCACCCCGGCGGCATCAAGACCGCCATCGCCCGCTCGGCACGGGTCTCGGCCCGCGAGGACGCCGGCGCGACCGCCGAGTTCTTCGACAAGAAGCTCGCCAAGACCACGCCGGAGAAGGCCGCCGAGGTCATCATCGCCGGCGTGCTCAAGGACCGCGCGCGAGTGCTCGTCGGTGCCGACGCCCACGTGGTGCACAACTTCGGCAAGTGGACCGGCTCGCGCTACCAGGACCTCATCTCGCTCGGCGCCAAGCGGATGCTGCCGCCGAAGAAGGGCGCCTGA
- a CDS encoding threonine/serine ThrE exporter family protein: MEAREIAQRLDFCLRVGEVLLSNGAGAADVHATMGAVASAVGVPRAQIDLTFTSLAMNVADIDDEGGQVVQMRQVTHREIDYEDLTKVDRLVRDVVSAKVELTDARRQLARIVSSGHSRPRWSVTLGYGALASAVTVMLGGGPVVMLVAFAAACGIDRLQYTMMRRRVPYFYQQVAGGAFATVLAAVATQVLGNWFTMNASLVVAASIILMLAGIGFVGAIQDALSGFYVTGNARLLEALIATAGIIAGVTGGLSLAKMIGFGLPAINIPNFSLVSLLTLSLGAAVAAATFAWSSYAPKRILAPVAGLGAASAAIAQTLQASGFGRPWSVALAAFAVGLLGYSVSGRFKVPPLVTVVSAVVPLLPGLSIYQGLFLLGDEGGQRVGAGLLALFTAVSVAIAIAAGVILGETIAQPVKREARKVETRLAGPRLVGVTRVRRRRSAKRWHSRPGE; the protein is encoded by the coding sequence ATGGAGGCCCGTGAGATCGCTCAACGACTGGATTTCTGCCTCCGCGTCGGTGAAGTGCTCCTGTCCAACGGCGCCGGCGCGGCCGACGTCCACGCGACCATGGGAGCGGTCGCGTCCGCGGTCGGCGTACCCCGCGCGCAGATCGACCTCACCTTCACCTCCCTGGCGATGAACGTCGCCGACATCGACGACGAGGGCGGCCAGGTCGTGCAGATGCGACAGGTCACCCACCGCGAGATCGACTACGAGGACCTCACCAAGGTCGACCGGCTGGTGCGCGACGTGGTCTCGGCCAAGGTCGAGCTGACCGACGCCCGCCGCCAGCTCGCGCGGATCGTGTCCTCGGGGCACTCGCGGCCGCGGTGGTCGGTGACGCTGGGGTACGGCGCCCTGGCCAGTGCGGTCACCGTCATGCTCGGCGGGGGTCCGGTGGTGATGCTCGTCGCGTTCGCGGCGGCGTGCGGCATCGACCGGCTGCAGTACACGATGATGCGGCGCCGGGTGCCGTACTTCTACCAGCAGGTCGCCGGCGGCGCCTTCGCGACCGTGCTGGCCGCCGTGGCGACCCAGGTGCTGGGCAACTGGTTCACCATGAACGCCTCCCTCGTGGTGGCCGCGTCGATCATCCTGATGCTCGCGGGCATCGGCTTCGTCGGTGCCATCCAGGACGCCCTGTCGGGCTTCTACGTCACGGGCAACGCGCGCCTGCTCGAGGCCCTGATCGCCACCGCCGGCATCATCGCCGGCGTCACCGGCGGCCTCAGCCTGGCCAAGATGATCGGCTTCGGGCTGCCCGCGATCAACATCCCCAACTTCAGCCTCGTCAGCCTGCTGACCCTCTCGCTGGGTGCGGCCGTGGCCGCGGCGACCTTCGCCTGGTCCTCCTACGCCCCCAAGCGCATCCTCGCGCCGGTCGCCGGCCTCGGGGCCGCCTCCGCCGCGATCGCCCAGACGCTGCAGGCCTCCGGCTTCGGCCGCCCGTGGTCGGTCGCGCTGGCGGCGTTCGCCGTGGGTCTGCTGGGCTACTCGGTGTCGGGCCGGTTCAAGGTCCCGCCGCTGGTCACGGTCGTCTCGGCCGTCGTCCCGCTGCTGCCCGGCCTCTCGATCTACCAGGGCCTCTTCCTGCTCGGCGACGAGGGCGGCCAACGCGTCGGCGCCGGGCTGCTCGCCCTCTTCACCGCCGTCTCGGTCGCCATCGCGATCGCCGCCGGTGTCATCCTCGGCGAGACCATCGCCCAGCCGGTCAAGCGCGAGGCCCGCAAGGTCGAGACCCGCCTCGCCGGCCCCCGCCTCGTCGGCGTCACCCGCGTCCGTCGTCGCCGCTCCGCCAAGCGCTGGCACTCCCGGCCGGGGGAGTAG